A window from Mycobacterium botniense encodes these proteins:
- a CDS encoding stage II sporulation protein M — MDVDAFVLVHRDTWDRLEKLVKNRRRLTGAEVDELVELYQRVSTHLSMLRSASSDSALIGRLSTLVARARAVVTGAHAPMTGTIIRFWTVAFPVVAYRVWRWWLATALAFFALVAVIALWVATSPEIQSVIGTPSDIDELVNHDFASYYREHPAGSFALQVWANNSLVAAKCIAFAVLLGLPIPLVLFQNAANLGVISGLMFQAGKGAILLGLLTPHGLLELTAVFLAAAAGMRLGWTVISPGQRPRSQVLAEQGRAMVSIAVGLVAVLLVSGAIEALVTPSPLPTVVRVGVGITAEAAFLTYIVYFGSRAARAGRTGDVEDAPDTLPTG; from the coding sequence ATGGACGTCGACGCGTTCGTGCTGGTTCACCGGGACACCTGGGACCGGCTTGAGAAATTGGTGAAGAACCGGCGGCGGCTCACCGGCGCCGAAGTCGACGAACTTGTCGAGCTGTACCAGCGGGTGTCCACCCATCTGTCAATGCTGCGCTCGGCGTCGTCGGACTCGGCATTGATCGGCCGGCTCTCGACCCTCGTCGCGCGTGCCCGGGCCGTTGTCACCGGTGCGCACGCCCCAATGACCGGTACGATCATCCGGTTCTGGACGGTGGCTTTCCCGGTGGTGGCTTACCGCGTGTGGCGGTGGTGGCTGGCCACGGCACTGGCCTTCTTCGCCCTCGTCGCAGTCATTGCCTTGTGGGTTGCCACCAGCCCGGAAATCCAGTCCGTCATCGGAACACCAAGTGACATAGACGAATTAGTCAACCACGATTTCGCTTCATATTACCGTGAGCACCCGGCCGGGTCTTTCGCTCTGCAGGTGTGGGCCAACAATTCCCTGGTGGCCGCGAAGTGCATTGCATTCGCGGTGCTGCTCGGGCTGCCGATCCCGTTGGTGCTGTTTCAAAACGCCGCCAACCTCGGAGTAATCTCCGGCCTGATGTTCCAGGCGGGTAAGGGTGCCATTTTGCTGGGCCTGCTCACGCCGCACGGGCTGCTGGAGTTGACCGCGGTGTTCTTGGCGGCGGCGGCCGGAATGCGGTTGGGGTGGACTGTAATATCGCCTGGTCAGCGGCCGCGGAGCCAGGTGCTCGCCGAGCAGGGGCGTGCGATGGTGTCGATCGCTGTCGGACTGGTGGCGGTGCTGTTGGTCTCAGGGGCGATTGAAGCACTGGTGACACCGTCCCCGTTACCCACCGTAGTGCGGGTAGGCGTTGGAATAACTGCGGAGGCAGCCTTTTTGACCTACATTGTCTACTTTGGCAGCCGGGCCGCACGAGCAGGCCGTACTGGGGACGTCGAGGATGCGCCCGATACCCTCCCAACGGGGTGA
- a CDS encoding DUF58 domain-containing protein yields MSLTRRPALVALLCILPIAITPWPAASFIVLLALLVAAVAVDTWLAASTRALRFTRANYASARLGDSVGVDLLIRNSGRRRFRGEVRDAWAPSARALPRCHRVDIAPGHCVQVTTQLVPVRRGDQLSTVVTARSIGPLGLAGRQSSQSVPCLLRVLPPFLSRKHLPSRLAKLREIDGLLPTLTRGQGTEFDSLREYVVGDDVRSIDWRATARRADVVVRTWRPERDRRVIIVLDTGRTAAGRVGVDPTARDPAGWPRMDWSVDAALLLAALASRAGDHVDFLAHDRVLKAAVFGSSRTELLAQLVDAIAPLQPELIETDWRATVAAIVHRAPRRALVVLLTDLNAAALGESLLPVLPQLAARHQVILAAVTDPRLDQLACGRSDAAAVYEAAAAERARNDRRAIASRLRRRGVDVVDAAPPQLAPALADSYLAMKAAGRL; encoded by the coding sequence GTGAGTCTGACCCGACGGCCAGCGCTGGTTGCACTGCTGTGCATCCTTCCGATCGCGATAACACCTTGGCCTGCTGCGTCTTTCATCGTGCTGCTGGCGCTCTTAGTGGCGGCAGTCGCGGTCGATACCTGGTTAGCGGCGAGCACCCGGGCGCTGCGATTTACCCGAGCGAACTACGCCTCAGCGCGGCTCGGCGATTCGGTGGGCGTCGACCTGTTGATCCGTAACAGCGGTCGGCGACGGTTCCGCGGCGAGGTGCGCGACGCCTGGGCTCCCAGTGCACGCGCGCTGCCGCGGTGTCACCGTGTTGATATCGCACCCGGGCACTGCGTTCAGGTCACGACCCAGCTGGTACCGGTTCGCCGCGGGGACCAGCTGTCTACCGTGGTCACCGCCCGGTCGATCGGGCCGCTGGGGCTGGCCGGCCGGCAGAGTTCGCAGTCCGTCCCGTGTCTCCTCCGGGTGCTGCCGCCGTTCTTGTCGCGTAAGCACCTGCCGTCGCGACTGGCCAAACTGCGCGAAATCGACGGCCTACTGCCGACGCTGACCCGCGGACAAGGCACGGAATTCGATTCGCTGCGCGAGTATGTCGTGGGCGACGATGTTCGCTCGATCGACTGGCGAGCCACTGCCCGGCGAGCCGATGTCGTGGTACGCACGTGGCGGCCTGAACGCGACCGGCGAGTCATCATCGTGCTCGACACCGGCCGCACGGCCGCAGGTCGCGTCGGCGTCGATCCCACGGCCCGCGACCCGGCCGGCTGGCCCCGGATGGACTGGTCGGTAGACGCCGCGCTGTTGCTGGCCGCACTGGCTTCACGGGCCGGCGATCACGTCGACTTCCTGGCTCATGACCGGGTGCTCAAGGCCGCCGTGTTCGGCTCGTCACGCACCGAACTGCTCGCACAACTCGTCGATGCGATTGCACCATTGCAACCGGAGCTGATCGAGACAGACTGGCGCGCAACAGTTGCCGCAATCGTGCACCGAGCTCCCCGGCGTGCGCTGGTGGTCCTGCTGACCGACCTCAACGCGGCTGCGCTCGGCGAAAGCCTACTGCCGGTCCTTCCCCAACTAGCGGCCAGGCACCAGGTCATTCTGGCCGCGGTCACCGACCCCCGCCTTGACCAACTGGCCTGCGGTCGCTCCGATGCGGCCGCAGTATACGAGGCGGCAGCCGCCGAACGTGCCCGCAATGACCGGCGCGCCATCGCATCACGGCTACGCCGCCGCGGGGTCGACGTGGTGGACGCGGCACCCCCACAACTCGCTCCCGCACTTGCCGACAGCTACCTGGCGATGAAAGCTGCCGGCCGACTTTAG
- a CDS encoding AAA family ATPase — MTQPASASPQAPAAESARQALLALRAEIAKAVVGQDAIVSGLVVALLCRGHVLLEGVPGVAKTLLIRALAAALQLEFKRVQFTPDLMPGDVTGSLVYDARTAAFVFRAGPVFTNLMLADEINRTPPKTQAALLEAMEERQVSIDGQPKALPDPFIVAATQNPIEYEGTYQLPEAQLDRFLLKLTVPLPGRDSEIAILGRHVHGFDPRDLSAIDPVAGPAELAAGRDAVSQVLVADEVLGYIVDIVAATRRSPALRLGVSPRGATALMATARSWAWLSGRPYVTPDDVKAMARPVLRHRVSLRPEAELEGATADSILDGILASVPVPR; from the coding sequence GTGACACAGCCAGCGTCCGCATCACCCCAGGCCCCGGCTGCTGAGTCGGCCCGACAAGCACTGCTGGCCCTGCGTGCCGAAATCGCCAAAGCTGTTGTCGGGCAGGACGCCATAGTCAGCGGCCTAGTGGTCGCGCTGTTGTGCCGGGGGCACGTCCTGCTTGAAGGCGTTCCCGGGGTTGCTAAGACGCTGCTGATCCGGGCTTTGGCCGCTGCTCTGCAGTTGGAGTTCAAGCGGGTGCAATTCACGCCGGACCTGATGCCCGGGGACGTCACCGGTTCGCTGGTCTACGACGCGCGCACCGCCGCATTCGTGTTCCGGGCGGGCCCGGTCTTCACCAATCTCATGCTGGCCGACGAGATTAACCGGACCCCGCCCAAGACGCAGGCGGCGTTGCTGGAAGCCATGGAAGAGCGCCAGGTCAGTATCGATGGTCAACCCAAGGCGCTGCCGGACCCGTTTATCGTCGCTGCCACCCAGAACCCGATCGAATACGAGGGCACCTATCAACTGCCGGAAGCGCAGCTGGATAGATTCCTGCTCAAGCTGACTGTGCCTTTGCCGGGGCGGGACTCGGAGATCGCCATCCTCGGCCGGCATGTGCACGGCTTCGACCCCCGCGACTTGTCCGCGATCGACCCGGTGGCCGGGCCGGCAGAGCTGGCCGCCGGTCGCGACGCGGTAAGTCAGGTTTTGGTCGCCGATGAGGTGCTCGGGTACATCGTCGACATCGTCGCCGCCACCCGGCGGTCGCCCGCACTGCGACTCGGTGTCTCGCCCCGCGGCGCGACGGCGCTGATGGCCACCGCGCGTTCGTGGGCATGGCTATCCGGGCGCCCCTACGTCACCCCTGACGACGTCAAAGCCATGGCGCGGCCGGTGCTGCGGCACCGGGTGTCGCTACGCCCGGAAGCGGAGCTTGAGGGCGCCACAGCCGACAGCATCCTCGACGGGATCCTGGCTTCCGTCCCGGTGCCCCGCTAG
- a CDS encoding DUF4350 domain-containing protein, which translates to MTVGTSGRLAVAPSTSRRWRSWRGMVAAVVAVAAVAAIGTYLTAPRPGGRMDPASTEPAGAHALVALLRDHGVQVVVAHNIADVEHAARPDALVLVAQTQHLAGDSILERLAKTPADLLLVKPTSRARAALAPVLRAGGLEMPDSFPNCALQEANRAGSVQFGPTDTYVATDQRPVTSCYGGVLVRYRDGTRTITVVGDSHFMTNKGLLRAGNAALAMNLAGSRSRLIWYAPQRTEGETSRSATIVDVIPDRVIWMAGQLWVVVIALALWKGRRLGPLVAENLPVVVRASETVEGLGRLYRSRRARDRAAQALRTAALQRMLTRIGLEADTPAPAVVSAVIQRTDVSADWVHHSLFGPPPATDADLLHLARALDDIERRVTHS; encoded by the coding sequence ATGACCGTCGGCACCTCGGGTCGCCTCGCCGTAGCCCCGTCCACGTCGCGGCGGTGGCGCTCATGGCGTGGGATGGTGGCGGCTGTGGTCGCTGTCGCGGCCGTCGCCGCGATTGGCACATATCTCACCGCACCGCGACCCGGTGGGCGGATGGACCCGGCCTCAACCGAACCCGCAGGGGCGCACGCTCTTGTAGCGCTGCTGCGTGACCACGGGGTGCAGGTGGTAGTTGCGCACAACATCGCCGATGTCGAACACGCAGCCCGGCCAGACGCGCTGGTGCTGGTGGCCCAGACTCAGCATCTGGCCGGCGATTCGATACTCGAACGGCTGGCGAAAACTCCCGCCGACCTGCTGTTGGTCAAGCCAACGTCACGTGCGCGTGCCGCGCTGGCCCCGGTGCTGCGAGCCGGTGGGCTCGAAATGCCCGACAGTTTCCCCAATTGTGCTCTACAAGAAGCGAACCGCGCTGGCTCGGTACAGTTCGGGCCCACCGACACCTATGTGGCCACCGATCAGCGGCCGGTCACGAGCTGCTATGGCGGCGTGCTGGTCCGCTACCGCGACGGCACGCGTACCATCACCGTGGTCGGCGACAGCCACTTCATGACCAACAAAGGACTGTTGCGGGCAGGCAATGCCGCGCTGGCGATGAACCTCGCTGGCTCCCGCTCACGCCTCATTTGGTATGCACCACAACGCACCGAAGGTGAGACATCTCGTTCGGCAACTATTGTCGACGTCATTCCAGACCGGGTCATCTGGATGGCCGGGCAGCTCTGGGTCGTGGTGATCGCGCTGGCACTCTGGAAGGGACGCCGACTCGGTCCGCTGGTGGCCGAAAATTTGCCGGTGGTGGTGCGTGCGTCGGAGACCGTTGAGGGCTTGGGCCGGCTGTACCGGTCCCGGCGAGCGCGCGACCGTGCCGCCCAGGCGCTGCGCACCGCTGCGCTGCAGCGGATGTTGACCCGGATCGGACTCGAAGCCGACACACCGGCGCCGGCAGTAGTATCCGCTGTGATACAACGCACCGACGTCTCCGCGGACTGGGTACACCACAGCCTGTTCGGTCCGCCACCGGCGACCGATGCCGATCTGCTACACCTTGCCCGTGCGCTCGACGATATCGAAAGGCGGGTCACCCACTCGTGA
- a CDS encoding DUF4129 domain-containing protein: MPAIDIDRNAAHEAAKHELAKAIYPKDSPRQLVRDWVEDLLYRLALKGSSVPGGWLAITAVLTALAIAVVAGIRVARRTMHTHRNTDLQLFDTNLLSAAQHRTSAESHAAAGNWTAAIRHRVRAVARELEERNILNPAPGRTASELARDAGTSLPDLSPELVTAAMVFNDVTYGGRRGTPEEYQMIVNLDDHLRTRSPATPPEVVHPAESGSWAQVE; this comes from the coding sequence ATGCCCGCTATCGACATCGATCGCAACGCGGCCCATGAAGCTGCGAAACACGAACTGGCCAAAGCGATCTACCCTAAAGACTCGCCGAGACAGCTGGTCCGCGACTGGGTCGAGGACCTCCTGTATCGCCTGGCGCTAAAAGGTTCCTCGGTACCCGGCGGATGGCTTGCCATCACCGCTGTACTGACCGCGCTGGCAATCGCGGTCGTGGCTGGTATCCGGGTTGCCCGCCGCACCATGCACACCCACCGCAATACCGATCTCCAACTCTTCGACACTAACCTCCTCAGTGCCGCGCAGCATCGAACAAGTGCCGAAAGCCATGCGGCGGCGGGCAATTGGACTGCAGCGATTCGACATCGGGTGCGCGCCGTTGCTCGTGAGCTCGAGGAGAGAAATATCCTCAACCCGGCTCCTGGCCGCACCGCCAGCGAGCTGGCCCGCGACGCCGGTACATCCTTGCCGGATTTGTCGCCTGAATTGGTCACGGCGGCGATGGTCTTCAACGACGTTACCTATGGAGGCCGCCGTGGGACCCCGGAGGAATATCAGATGATCGTCAACCTCGATGATCATCTGCGGACCCGTTCACCAGCCACACCACCGGAGGTTGTCCATCCGGCGGAGTCCGGTTCCTGGGCACAAGTCGAATGA
- a CDS encoding GatB/YqeY domain-containing protein, giving the protein MAQLKARLREDLTEAMKAQDKLRTATLRMLLAAIRTEEVSGRQSRELSDDEVLRVLARESRKRNEAAEIYAQNGRGDLTANEHAEARVIDEYLPTPLTDAELADVVDTAVAQVTEQLGEQPGMQQMGLVIKAASAIAAGKADGARLAAAVKQRL; this is encoded by the coding sequence ATGGCGCAACTCAAAGCCCGGCTGCGGGAAGATCTGACCGAGGCGATGAAAGCCCAGGACAAGTTGCGAACAGCGACCCTGCGGATGTTACTCGCAGCGATCCGCACCGAGGAGGTCTCCGGCAGGCAGTCGCGGGAGCTCTCCGACGACGAGGTGCTCAGGGTGCTGGCCCGCGAATCACGTAAACGTAATGAGGCAGCCGAGATCTACGCCCAGAACGGCCGCGGTGACCTCACCGCCAACGAGCACGCCGAAGCGCGCGTCATCGACGAATACCTGCCTACGCCGCTCACCGACGCAGAGTTGGCCGACGTTGTCGACACCGCCGTCGCCCAGGTGACCGAGCAGCTCGGTGAGCAGCCTGGTATGCAGCAAATGGGGCTGGTGATCAAAGCCGCCAGTGCCATCGCGGCCGGGAAAGCCGATGGTGCACGCCTGGCCGCCGCGGTGAAACAACGCCTCTGA
- a CDS encoding LLM class F420-dependent oxidoreductase yields the protein MSTTRFGYTLMTEQSGPKDLVRYAVSAEECGFDFEVCSDHFSPWLTSQGHAPNAWVLLGAVAQVTERVDLYSYVTCPTMRYHPTVVAQQAATMQILADGRFTLGLGSGENLNEHVVGKGWPAIRTRQEMLGEAIEIIRALFSGRLVSWRGDYFQVDSARLWDLPDVPVSIAVAMAGKKSLDRFAALADHLVAAQPDGELVAAWLSARHAAGQADRGRVIGQIPISWDPDRDAAIRRAHDQFRWIGGGWRVNADLPTTAAFAGATQFVRPDDIAESIPCGPDLDAIVEAARPYWEAGFTDVAVVQIGGQAQDIFFQEAAEPLLRALRAASGGADA from the coding sequence ATGAGTACGACCCGTTTCGGCTACACCTTGATGACAGAACAGAGCGGCCCGAAAGACCTTGTCAGATACGCAGTTTCGGCCGAGGAATGTGGTTTCGACTTCGAGGTCTGTAGTGACCACTTTTCGCCGTGGTTGACGTCGCAGGGGCATGCGCCCAATGCGTGGGTGTTGCTGGGGGCGGTGGCGCAAGTCACCGAACGGGTTGACCTCTACTCCTATGTGACCTGTCCGACCATGCGGTATCACCCGACGGTGGTCGCTCAGCAAGCCGCGACCATGCAAATTCTTGCCGACGGACGCTTCACACTGGGGCTGGGCAGCGGGGAGAACCTCAATGAGCATGTTGTCGGCAAGGGCTGGCCGGCGATCCGCACCCGGCAAGAGATGTTGGGCGAGGCGATCGAGATCATCCGCGCATTGTTCAGCGGCAGGTTGGTAAGTTGGCGGGGCGACTATTTCCAGGTCGATTCGGCGCGACTGTGGGACTTGCCCGACGTGCCGGTGAGCATTGCGGTCGCGATGGCCGGGAAGAAGTCCCTGGATAGATTCGCGGCGCTGGCCGACCACCTGGTCGCGGCACAACCCGACGGGGAGCTGGTGGCTGCATGGCTCAGCGCGCGGCACGCAGCCGGGCAGGCCGACCGCGGCCGGGTAATCGGACAGATACCCATTAGCTGGGATCCTGACCGCGATGCGGCGATCCGGCGTGCTCACGATCAGTTCCGCTGGATCGGCGGCGGCTGGAGGGTCAACGCGGACCTGCCGACGACGGCGGCGTTCGCCGGCGCCACGCAGTTTGTGCGCCCTGACGACATCGCTGAGAGTATTCCGTGCGGGCCCGACTTGGACGCCATCGTCGAGGCGGCCCGACCATATTGGGAAGCGGGTTTCACCGACGTGGCGGTGGTGCAGATCGGCGGCCAAGCGCAGGACATCTTCTTCCAAGAAGCTGCTGAACCGTTGTTGAGGGCCCTGCGAGCGGCGTCAGGCGGTGCAGATGCCTGA
- a CDS encoding iron-containing redox enzyme family protein gives MPKTGRAAAPHYPHTSTPASASEPQLPEPYGPLSMTVRRWLIQPAPHSQPVHIGASVCDADPYGLDLQLALYMCYELHYRGFAGADPAWEWHPALLDLRAQLERIFLTGLHRDIGPIDAHHTAIAEIESLIMEPIEGADVSHYLRDHATWDQMREYFVHRSLSHLKEGDPHAWAIPRLSGPAKASFVALEFAEYGAGRGQAMRQSLFADLLTAADLDATYAGYLDAVPAESLAVVNLMSLFGLHRRWRGAAVGHFAATEITSPPGSRQLVAALQRLGAPAACLAFYCQHAQTGAAHGQAVRRDVVGDLLAREPHLERDVVFGIRAYNVVESRLSETLLTSWKAGQTSLRRPLH, from the coding sequence ATGCCCAAAACCGGACGCGCTGCAGCCCCCCACTATCCGCACACCAGCACGCCGGCGTCAGCCAGTGAGCCGCAGCTACCCGAGCCGTACGGTCCGCTCTCGATGACGGTCCGGCGGTGGCTCATCCAACCTGCGCCGCACAGCCAGCCCGTGCACATCGGTGCTTCGGTCTGCGATGCCGACCCCTATGGTCTTGACCTCCAATTGGCGCTGTATATGTGTTATGAGCTGCACTACCGGGGGTTTGCTGGTGCAGACCCCGCTTGGGAGTGGCATCCGGCGCTGCTCGATCTACGTGCTCAGTTAGAGCGCATCTTCCTCACTGGGCTGCATCGCGACATCGGCCCGATTGACGCCCACCACACCGCGATTGCCGAAATCGAGTCACTCATCATGGAACCGATCGAGGGCGCCGACGTGTCGCATTACCTGCGCGACCACGCGACGTGGGACCAGATGCGCGAGTATTTCGTGCACCGATCACTTTCTCACCTCAAAGAAGGCGATCCGCATGCGTGGGCGATCCCACGGCTATCCGGTCCGGCCAAGGCCTCCTTTGTCGCCCTCGAATTCGCCGAGTACGGGGCCGGACGTGGACAAGCAATGCGTCAATCGCTGTTCGCGGACTTGCTGACCGCCGCGGATCTTGATGCGACGTATGCGGGCTACCTGGATGCGGTGCCCGCGGAGTCGCTGGCGGTGGTCAACCTGATGTCGTTATTCGGGCTGCACCGCCGGTGGCGCGGAGCCGCCGTGGGACATTTCGCAGCGACCGAAATCACCTCGCCGCCGGGATCGCGCCAGCTGGTCGCGGCCCTGCAACGGCTGGGCGCGCCGGCTGCGTGCCTGGCCTTCTACTGTCAACACGCCCAGACCGGCGCGGCGCACGGCCAAGCCGTGCGCCGTGATGTGGTTGGCGATCTGCTGGCCCGAGAGCCGCATCTGGAACGCGATGTGGTCTTCGGTATACGAGCCTACAACGTTGTCGAAAGCCGGCTGTCGGAAACACTTCTGACATCATGGAAGGCCGGCCAGACGTCATTGCGGCGACCGCTTCACTGA
- a CDS encoding molybdopterin-dependent oxidoreductase — protein sequence MTSQILTRQDCAAVLPNAVSTGIQYASLDFPPNQGWTNYNGLQILAYFTTVFIAAPLAFITGLLQAPAIAARFGFGRGIFNRQVARTIHFAVLVWMVFFIIVHTVMVFTTGLVANLNHIVLGKNTQSYWALLIYGVAMVIITGLWLIASPMTLRYPAVVQIVGRCMVGWVKSLMEWSHPNATYSEKDISPYLWPNGTIPTSEHYRKLQASNWKDYSLRIAGLVENPINLSYDELRALPKHETVTQHYCIQGWSGIAKWGGVRMADILDIVRPLPSARWVVFYSLAEGAGGAEEGRYYDCHQIGHMREPTCLLAYEMNGKPLNVSHGAPLRLRNERELGFKQVKWIEGIEFVESFAQLGYGQGGYNEDHEFYGYRMPI from the coding sequence GTGACATCACAAATTCTGACGCGCCAAGACTGCGCGGCCGTTCTCCCCAATGCCGTGTCGACGGGGATTCAATACGCCTCGCTTGATTTTCCGCCAAACCAGGGTTGGACCAACTACAACGGATTGCAGATTCTCGCCTACTTCACTACGGTGTTCATCGCCGCGCCATTGGCATTTATCACCGGCCTGTTGCAAGCGCCGGCGATTGCGGCACGGTTCGGTTTCGGACGGGGCATTTTCAATCGGCAGGTTGCGCGGACCATTCATTTTGCGGTTCTTGTGTGGATGGTGTTCTTCATTATCGTTCACACAGTGATGGTATTCACCACCGGGCTCGTCGCCAATCTCAACCATATCGTCCTCGGCAAGAATACCCAATCGTATTGGGCGCTGCTGATCTACGGGGTGGCCATGGTCATCATTACCGGTCTGTGGTTGATTGCATCGCCCATGACACTCCGCTATCCCGCTGTGGTCCAAATAGTAGGTCGTTGCATGGTCGGGTGGGTGAAGTCATTGATGGAGTGGTCCCATCCGAATGCCACATATTCTGAAAAAGATATTTCCCCGTACCTCTGGCCCAATGGCACGATACCCACATCCGAACACTACCGGAAGCTGCAGGCCAGCAATTGGAAAGATTATTCGCTGCGGATAGCGGGGCTAGTCGAAAACCCGATTAATCTATCCTACGATGAGCTGCGCGCGCTGCCCAAACACGAAACCGTCACCCAGCATTACTGTATCCAGGGCTGGTCGGGCATCGCTAAATGGGGAGGGGTGCGCATGGCTGACATCCTCGACATCGTGCGCCCGCTGCCGTCGGCCCGCTGGGTGGTGTTTTACTCGTTGGCCGAAGGAGCCGGTGGAGCAGAAGAAGGGCGCTACTACGACTGCCACCAAATCGGGCACATGCGCGAACCGACGTGTCTGCTGGCTTACGAAATGAACGGGAAGCCGCTCAACGTATCCCATGGCGCTCCGCTACGGCTGCGAAATGAGCGCGAACTCGGCTTCAAACAAGTCAAATGGATCGAGGGCATCGAGTTTGTGGAGAGTTTCGCTCAGCTGGGATACGGCCAAGGCGGCTACAACGAAGACCACGAATTTTACGGGTACCGCATGCCGATCTGA